A segment of the Juglans regia cultivar Chandler chromosome 15, Walnut 2.0, whole genome shotgun sequence genome:
CTCGCCTTGTGTTTCATTTTATCGAATGTCCAGTTTTTTATCTAGCCAACTTTGTTCGTCCTCGTAGCGACGCGCTCAATAATTCTATTGTGGGACCCCGTAAACCATCACGCACGATCATCTAGAATATTTGCCTTCCGCTTTGTAAGTAACGCTCCAGCACGACCCATAAATTTCTAACATGAAATTATTGCAAACTTCGTTGCAGTCTGGGGCTTGGGCCGGGAAAGTGTTAGGATTATTTGACGTAGTTGTTGTTGAAATTTGGGCCAAGGGccagatggaggatgggaaaagCGTGTAGTTGGGGTTTTTGAAACTACGAATTTGTGACTACTGCGTTGTTGTGTGTGACTGTTGTGTGCTATTCCATGCCACCCAATAAATTGCATGTCCTGCATCTGCATATTACAGTTATTGATATCTGTCTTGACTTATTAAACTGTGCTATGTTCTATGTTATGTTGCGTAATCTGAAAAACAGATTTttggtaaatatatttttgtgtggGTGCGTGCGTCTCATAACCCCAAGCCaagatgaggcattatcttgatgtagctcctctggtcactctgGAGCATGTAAAATTGAATGATGTCCCCTAGGTTGTCTCCAAGCAACAGCAGGCTCAGTCAAGACGGTAACGGTCTTGGTACAACTCCTCTGGAGCCCTCTGCTAACGAGGACTAAAGGATGCCTGGTCACGTTACACGCCGGACGAGAAGCTAGGCATCGCTCGTAACGAAGTCCCACACATGGTCGTTACAAGCAGTGTGATGAAGAGAGCCAAGGTGTGCAAGTGGTCCTCAGGGGAGACCATGTTATACACAAGAATAAATAGTTGTGTTTGGGTACAAATGAAATTTTCAGAGTGTGTGGttgtaattaaatgattttttgggAAGTTGATAAAAATGGCTATTTCGAGTAGTTGCTTTCATAACTGTTGAATATGATTTCTTGTATAATTTCATGCTTGAATCTCTTGGTTGTGGTTCTGTTGATTTATTTactgaaatctcattgtggtttTAGTACCTATGGTTCCGTTTCATGGAAttatagactttgatgcagaggaaGGGTATGAGCAGAAGGGACCAGCCCCACCTGAGGAGTGATGGGCCTAGACGTTTCGCATTAGTTGTCGTTTGACCTTTGTTTTCATTTCCTATATTTCAGCCGGATGATTGTATTAACCTCTCAGAGGACTTTATTTCGGGTTGTATTGTTGTTAAACTTTATGGTACTTAGTTTCTGGCAGCCTTATATTTTTTCCCTGCGATATTTATGATGTACACATTTTCCATGTTTGCACACACTTGCACAATGCGATGGAGTGTATGATCCGTGTGGTTATCATCCTGGTGTCACAATTGTCACCAAATCACACGTGGGGGTCAAGGGCGCCACACTCCACGGCTGCCCAAACCCTAGGCAAAGATTCTATCGGTAAAAATTTTGAAGCCTCTGAGCAGAGTTTCCGTCGAGCTGGCCATCGTTGACCGTGAAGAGGTGGTCTCCGTCGAACCCTAGGAATACATTCAAAAGCCTGTgaaaaccaggaaaaaaaatacaaaacaaaaacaagagacaagctttaagagagagagagagagagagagagagagagagagagagagagagagagagagagagagagaaatggcgTGTTGAGAGAGAAACCCTAGGCAAAGATGTCTTTGGTGAAGATTCCGAAGGTGGTTTTTGTCGAACCTGAAGAACCCAAGGTGAAGAATCAGAAGCCTCTGAGTAGAGTTTTTGTCGAATTGGCTGCCGTCGACCGTGGAGAAGTGGTTTCCGTCAATTCCTAGGAATACATTCGGAAGCCTCACATTCTCTCTCTATGGGCTTTGGTGTTTGTTGGAAAAAGAAGCATCAGACAGCGAGGGATGACAAAACCCTCATGTCCGGCGTGCTCCGCAGCTACTGACGATTGCAAGGGCCTTgaggtggagagagagaaaagaggggttctgagttgagagagagagagtttagtgGGGTCTGAAATTTTTCAGAGATAATATCACTGCACTCAGTAGGGAGAAAACATCCCTCACATTTGACAATGCATAACAGTAAAGGACCAGTCATTAAAAACCAATTTTAACctcaaaaagggaaaaaacaacGATGGCTCAAGCAAAAACATTCGGCAAACAGAAGGATAAAAATGAGATTGAAAATATGGCAAAAATTTAGTATTCATTAGCGGATAGCCGCTTTTATAATTGAGATAATAGATAATAGAAATAGATAGATATGACTAAAAAGGCTTCTTGAACTAGATGTCTTCGTTTAAAAGGTCTTGCATATATGagaaatacaattttattttctttcaacgATTTTCTGCAAAGTCTTGCTACGTTGTTTTCTAAGACACCATTCGCTACCCCAATTCATACGAAATGATTAGCCTTGGTATTGGCATATATCAATCTCCAAAACTTTACAACAGCCCAGTTCGCTCTAATTGTTTAGGGACAATCCTCCGGTGCAGTTGGAATTCAAAAACTTTCTTTCAAAAGTGTAAATAAAGTAACAAATAATGGCTTAAGATATAagctaaaaacaaattaaaaaatgtacGGATGATGCACTTGTCTTGTACTTAATTCAAGGGTACGTATCGATACTGTCAAGTACgctatatatattagaaaactctctatctctctctaatCGATTCTTGGTGGGGGTGAAAGAATAAAAGGGACAGAACGTTCTGCTCGGTTCTAAATCGGTTTGGTTCgataatgattttatattttttagaattgattgaaattgatccgatttcgattttttttgttcttatacCAAACTGACCggatcatataaatatatatttttttaaattttttatattatataaaatattttttatatgattttttatattatatataaattttatatctaatatataaaataacctTGTATTATAAGCAAAAtcactaattaaaataacattaaattttaaaatcatatataaataactatatattattactatagtctatagtattagtagttatactaatacaatatctctatatattataatacactataatatataactatatgatatattataatatatgactatagtctataatacaatcataatatatattatactattttacaatatattgtcactatattattatgtactataatatatatagcatattatatgtactatatatataatataccggACCAAATCGAACCAGAACTGGTAAAACTGAAAGTACTGATTTAGGGGTGTAATAGGTGCGGTATCGGtccttcaaatctcaaaacaggtgtataccggttcggttctaaattaagtccaaaaccggaccgaattggactggttacacccacaattcttccttttcatttgggctataaaaaaaaatttatatattagaataattctacttagcATCCCACACATCACACAcctcacatttcttttcatttttgtttccttttttctaTAATAAGTATGTGGTATATGCATGATgagtagaacaactcaattagtttaacaggaataaagtaaattaaaaaaaaaataaaatttttaaaatatatggtCTGTGATATGAGATATTGAGTAGCATAATCCTGTTTAAGGATTATGTGGGCCGGGGTTGTTTCCACCACCCCATGGCCCATGATTACGTGGGCCAGGGCTGATTGGCCAACCAAAttaacctttaaaaaaataaaaatatagaagtttCTAAAACTATAAGGATCTTTTTTAACGTACAATTCATATAACAATgtcttatatatagttatatatcttattttaagaaattaatgaaatattcaATATTCCATTATTTGTTTTGAAACTTAACCAATAGATTTTTATTCCATTAATTCCTCAAGCTAAACATACCATAATAATGTGACAGTAATGCAGCATGAGGTACGTCACTTGTTGCATGTACTATAAGAAAAAGCTTATTTGTTGTAAGTTAATTCttacgaaaataattattttttgtcaaaattaatttatcgTCAAACATAATcatttttgtagaaaataactcattataaatattcatattttttataataattatgaaattatccCATAACCAGTAGGGCCAGTACACGGCCTTAagaatttaattctaggacttTTGGTTTACTGGACGGCTTGAATTTAATAGGTTGAGGTTAGctgtctcatttgttttcatagataatatgaaataagatgagatgagttgagatatatgaaagttgaaagttataaaatattgctaaaatatatttttttaatattattttattttgaataagaatctaaaaattttttaatgatgagatgagatgacttgagaatggttgtgaaaacaaacgcgTCTGACGTCTGGCCTTAATTAAGGATGTCGAGTTCAACCTCCTTATTAGAGATTTTGGTTGTGATCATGCCTGAGCCCATAATTCTACTTCTGCTTTTACAACTAGAGTTGCCTCCATGGATGAACTTATAGATAAATTGGCCGTCTAAAtcgtatttttcttttatagtcgCAAAAGGCTAACTCATGAAATTAACGGCTGTAGTAgacaaaaattttcatacattattttacattaataattcaagatcacaaattattaaattaacaaTTTTCAACGAATAAACGGCATGAAGGTGCTCACCACCCTTTTAATCTGATCAATGATCcaattataagataaaatactatatatatatatatatctcatgctattatatataatctttgaGCAGAAATTTCAATAACTGACTTATTTTAAcctaaattttgtcattttcaaATACATTAGCAAATATATCATACTTTGAGTGGTTATTAATTTAAGTGgttgatatatatatcaaatcaataatttgatttgatattatcttgatttaattttcatagTCATCAAATCACttggatttgatattttcttcaaCATAAGAATGTTGTGAGCGCAACTAAAGGCAGAAACCTTATTAGAAGATAATGGAGAAACATGTTGATCGATCATCATAGCTAGATTCCATGCAACTGAGGCACAACACTTCCTGTACGCACATTTTTAGTCGGTAACTCATTCCATGCATGAGTTTTAGcctcgtttggataataaaagtgtttcatctcatctcatcattacaattttctcaaattctcacacaaaatataataaacaattcaactttttcaaatctcaaaataataataatattaaaaaataattttatgacaatattttatttaaatttcaaattttatctcaacttatctcatataatttcaactcactatccaaacggcaccttaATTCTCAAGATAGTTCAAATTACATTTCTCTAGCTACCAAAGGGTAGCATATTAGAGTACATCATAATCATAGAAAATCAAAGCATTGACAGAGGACATCACAAACATAGAAAGAAAGAGCAATATTCGTGGATATGGGACAATATTGATCACTAGTTgatttctcccatttctctttGATCGATCTTACATTATTTAAGATGATACAGACACAACATGTTATTTATCTAGATTATTGGATTTTGACCATCGATCAGGTTTATTTACTGGATACCTTAAGTCTAAATCAAGTACATTACTCCCATACAAACatatgttatttgtttaaatcaatGAGTTTCGACGATCGATCGGGTTTTTTTTACTGGATTAATTACTTCTAGGGCTAATGATGTATAGAAAACTATCAGCTAGCTTTTGACCAATGCGAACAGCAGAACGTGTATCCAAATGCAGATGATCTGCTATAAAGGTTGAGCCCACAGCATCAACGCTATTGAAATTACTCAGGTTTATATTCAGCTGAGCATCTCTTACAGATGTTAGGAACTCTCCTTCTCCACTAGAAATTACAACCTGCAACAAATacgtatatatatgtttagaatttttataatgatttgcAAAGAGGcattatgtgtgtgtgtgtgtgtgtgtgtgtgtgtgtttgttgcGTGTACTCTAACTAATTTGTGAAAGGAGAAATGATTTAGCCACAAAAAGCTTCCACAAAAAGCTttcattagattgtaaaatcacttttattatAAGCTAGATCTAACGTATAATGATATGAAACTatgtcagtttatgagtttaaaACCATACATAAAATTAAGAAACTTTACACAAACATATTGAACTAGgaaagtaataaataaacaaaagaaaataccaaGTTAATAGGGAGGTAAGGAGAGTTGAGATCTTCTCGAACATCATTGAAAAACTTCTCCAGCCTTCCCTTATAGAGCATGGCGTCTTGCTCTCCACAATCACTCTCTCCTTGATACCAAAGCAGTGCACAAATACGTCCACCACTTTGGCTTGCAGCTCTTGCCCTATCCATCAACTGATTATACAGTATTGTACCCTTTTGCCACTGTTCTATCTTTGTTCCTCCTATTGCGCAAGGGACCAGACCAATCACGCCAAAGTCTGGTCGTTCTGCCAATATTTGGTTGGTAAAGGGCATTCCTGGTCCCACCCCGCAGGTCTTCAGATTATCAATTTCCTTATGGAGAGGTTCACGAGCTATCTCCCAAGTCTTGTTTAAAGAGAGTGTGAGGATGTTGGGAGTGGGAGTGCATTGTGGAGGAACCAATCCATCCCACTTGAGCAAGTTGGTTACGGTGTCATTATAGACACCTCCTCGACCAGCCATGTTGCTTTGTCCTGCTAAGAGGAATATGTTGTCGGGTTTGAGCTCCCCAGGCATAATAGAACCAACATGAGTAACAAGCACGAAGAAGATAACGAAGAGAAACATCCTTTTTGCTTGTCTTTTAGATATTGATCAGTACATGAGCTTTGTGCAATAATGGAATACAAGTTGgtggcctatatatatatatagacatactGGAACTCCATGCAATTTATTAGCAGCACAGGGTGTGTGATATATTTTTAGCCCTCAACTCTCTAACCAAGGAAACAACCTAACTAGCTCTCAATATAATCAGGAACTTTCGACCACCAAATTAAAggtaaacaaataaaaataaaacaaaaccaccAAAGTAGTTAGTATTTTTCGCTTGTGATCCTTTGATTTCTGATTTCAATTAATTTAGTTCCTTTTTTTGCCTCGTCTTTATAACTGAGATTTGTTTTCAGTACTTCTTGTAAATTTGattgttatatatatcatgaagccattctttaaaaaagttatgaaaATCGGTTTCGATTGGATCAAACGCTTTGATACGAATTGTCAGGTgctaattattatttctcaattgctatatatattaacaagaaaaaattatcttaataataccaataaattaaataaaatattgcccCATCTCTGTAACTGAGAAAACAAACTTGATTACAGTACTCGTgatttttaaactcattttcattaatagttaatttgattgttattatattatttaagacAATTTTTGCAAAAGTTGTGAAAAGTGAATTTTATTGGATCTAATGCTCTTTTACCAATTGTCAAAAGgctaattaacaaaaaaaaaatatcataattataccaataaattaaataacaaaatgcATGGCAGGTCCATCCCTGTTTGAGCCACGTCATTCcttgtttttatcatttaaattaaattaaaacaaattgtaataataaaatttgaaaggtcACAATATAAcccctcatctcttcttgcCCTGCCAACGTTACATACactaaaattacttatttgttgtcagttattttttgtgaaaatgataatttcttGTCAAAACGAGTCTGTTTTTGTCCCAAATGGTCattttcgtcgcaaataatctGTCTCAAATAccctttttttgtagtgatatCCTTTGTTACCACTTCATTACAGTTTCATGAGAACTGTAATCGAAGAAAATCATGTTTAATTTACCAGTTCAGGTAAATTAACGTTtgaatatataacatttttttctataattactCTTCTATCCTCATATTTCAGAAGTTTCACATCatacacaccacttaaaaacatgtgattttactgttctatcctcatatttcatgaaatatatttcacgaaatatgagggtaaaatgatacgatcacatgtttttaagtggtgtgcaggagTGCGGgatttatgtttagaatttttcatatatgtgTGGGTGTGTCTGTATATATTAAGTAGCTTATAGTACCATATGGGTGGAAGTCATTGACTTATACTCTTGCCTTGTAATTTCAGATTGCTCATGAGTGTTCTTGCTTTTCAGAATCGCCTCGTGCTCTTTCTGCACTATAAATGTTAGTTAGATATATTAAGAAGGCTAAGGAAATGTGGAAAGTTCACTAAATTACACTTCATTaagcattaatatttatttacaaaccGTGAGTTTTGAAAGCACGTTTGGATGATCATCAAGAACATATTTTGCTAGTACCGCCAATGCTGAAGAAGTGGCTTTGTGGAAAGCATAAAGGAGTATCTGGACCATGTCTACAACACATGCTTCATCTAGAATTGGTTTTCCTTTCTCCATTTCCTCAAGAAAACGGCCCAACGAGTTGCAAAACGTAATTTGCAAAGGTTGTAGAGGATGACACATTTTTGTCTTCACACGCTctgtactattaaaaaaaaaaaaaaaagcaaaagcaaaaaatacctgaaaatttgagaaaacatGCACATCATTAAATCATTTACCCTTACAATAAAATCTGGATCTTTATGTTTACAGGGGATAAAAAACAAGAGGCGAAACAAGCTCAGTAAGAATGTATATCTAATCGTACCTCTTCACCTTTCTCACAAACCATATAGAGTTTAAGGAGGGAAGCGTAGGAGAAACCGAGAGGGAGGGGCTTATGTTTGGCGCGCTCTGTGTGAGGCCCCATAAACTTAgtgtgatttattttattttattgcgttttattcttttttttaagggtttattttttttttcttaatatgagCCCAATTGGATGCTTGTGGGTTTTTTTGGGTTGTGTAGGTGCTATGGGCCAATTGTTTTAGGCGTGAAAGAGAGGAGAACTCGACCCAACCCGTGGACTAGCTGGTAGCCCAGTCCCTTCCTtcaaaacggtgccgttttgtGGCCTGAGGAAGTGAAtgttttttccttccttcttccCCTGGCGATGcacccttctctttttctttcctttcattttttttttcctcttcttcttccttcctcctcTCATGGCCAGTGACCTGCAGCACTGTCCCCATTGCCAGTCAGCCCTCGCCACGCGTGCATCGAGCACGAACCTCTATTGTCGACTGCCCCACCTCTCTTCTTCCTCAATCCGAGCGCCCTTTTTCTCTAGTCTTCTCCCACTCCCTCTACTCTCGAGCTTGCATCGGCCATCGTGAAGCCTTGTCGATCGCCACCCCGAGCCACTCATCGCACGCCACGCATGCGACACTCATGAAGCCCGTGCCGCCCTGCACCCCGAATCATAGTCGCGGCCGTGATTGTCAAGAACCACCCATCGGCCTATAAATAGGCTGAGCTCCTCATCCCTCAAACCACCCCTCAAACGGCCTCATCCTCTTCAAAATCGTGTTCTAGTTTTCCCCACCCTTTGATCTGCATTTCAAAACCCTTAGGGTCAATTTTGCCCTAACACTGTTGTTCGCTGCCACTCCTAGCTATCTTCTAGTGGTCGCGCAACCACCCACGTGTAACACAATTCCCTTTCCCGTCGGTCGCTCCCCTGGGTTTCCACCCAACCCGTGGGCTAAAGCTCACTAGAGCCTCTGTCCCACCTCAAAAATCCTCACCTTCACCCATTATCACGTCGGATCTGCCATCTTTGTTAAAAGGAACCCATTTTAACCCATCTGTTCAGGCCGTTTCACCAATACCACCACCTGTCCCCGCTGCTCTGTTCCTCTAGACGCCACGACAGTAAGCCTTTATGCCTCTTGCCTTGTGTTTCATTTTATCGAATGTCCAGCTTTTTTTATCTAACCAACTTTGTTCGTCCTCGCAGTGACGTGTGCACTAATTCTATTGCGGGACCCCGTAAACCATCACGCACGATCATCTAGAATATTTGCCTTCCGCTTTGTAAGTAATGCTCCAGCGTGACCCATAAATTTCTTACATGAAATTATCGCTAACTTTGTTGCAGTCTGGGGCCTTGGGCTGGGAAAGTGTTAGGATTATTTGACGTAGTTGTTGTTGAAATTTGGGCCAAGGGCCAGGTGGAGGATGGGAAAAGCGTGTAGTTGGGGTTTGTGAAACTACGAATTTGTGACTACTGTGTTGTTGTGTGTGACTGTTGTGTGCTATTCCATGCCACCCAATAAATTGCATGTCCTGCATCTGCATATTACTATTCTTGATATCTGTCATGTCTAATTAAACTGTGCTATGTTCTATGTTATGTTGCGTAATCTGAAAAAC
Coding sequences within it:
- the LOC108990350 gene encoding probable carbohydrate esterase At4g34215, whose product is MFLFVIFFVLVTHVGSIMPGELKPDNIFLLAGQSNMAGRGGVYNDTVTNLLKWDGLVPPQCTPTPNILTLSLNKTWEIAREPLHKEIDNLKTCGVGPGMPFTNQILAERPDFGVIGLVPCAIGGTKIEQWQKGTILYNQLMDRARAASQSGGRICALLWYQGESDCGEQDAMLYKGRLEKFFNDVREDLNSPYLPINLVVISSGEGEFLTSVRDAQLNINLSNFNSVDAVGSTFIADHLHLDTRSAVRIGQKLADSFLYIISPRSN